In a single window of the Caulobacter soli genome:
- the lptB gene encoding LPS export ABC transporter ATP-binding protein, which translates to MQSLGVKNDAASEGLFVDAIGKSFGDRPVVKSVSLRLKRGEVAGLLGPNGAGKTTCFYMITGLVAADYGSIYLDGEDITSQPMFQRARMGVGYLPQEASIFRGMTVEQNVMAVVEMRQKDQRRAREHVTEILEELRITHIRKSPAVALSGGERRRVEIARALASEPSFMLLDEPFAGIDPLAISDIREVVSYLKGRGIGILITDHNVRETLQMVDRASIIHAGEVLFEGSPQEIVDNPEVRRVYLGDSFDER; encoded by the coding sequence ATGCAATCCCTGGGCGTCAAGAACGACGCGGCCTCCGAAGGCCTGTTCGTTGACGCCATCGGCAAGTCGTTCGGCGACCGCCCGGTCGTCAAGAGCGTCTCCCTGCGCCTGAAGCGCGGCGAGGTCGCCGGCCTGCTGGGTCCCAACGGGGCCGGCAAAACCACCTGCTTCTACATGATCACCGGCCTGGTCGCCGCCGACTACGGCTCGATCTATCTGGACGGCGAGGACATCACCAGCCAGCCGATGTTCCAGCGCGCCCGCATGGGCGTGGGCTATCTGCCGCAGGAAGCCTCGATCTTCCGGGGCATGACGGTCGAGCAGAACGTCATGGCCGTGGTCGAGATGCGCCAGAAGGACCAGCGCCGGGCCCGCGAGCACGTCACCGAGATCCTGGAAGAGCTGCGGATCACCCACATCCGCAAGTCGCCGGCCGTCGCCCTGTCGGGCGGTGAGCGCCGCCGCGTGGAAATCGCCCGCGCCCTGGCCAGCGAACCCTCGTTCATGCTGCTGGACGAGCCCTTCGCCGGCATCGACCCCCTGGCGATCTCCGACATCCGCGAGGTGGTCAGCTACCTCAAGGGTCGCGGCATCGGCATCCTGATCACCGACCACAATGTCCGCGAGACGCTGCAGATGGTCGATCGCGCCTCGATCATCCACGCCGGCGAGGTGCTGTTCGAGGGCTCGCCCCAGGAGATCGTCGACAATCCCGAGGTCCGCCGCGTCTATCTGGGCGACAGCTTCGACGAGCGCTGA
- a CDS encoding undecaprenyl-diphosphate phosphatase has translation MPDWLIAIVLGLVEGLTEFIPVSSTGHLLLTKIAMGLTDPAWDTFIVLIQLGAVLAVVAIYFQRLWNVVVGLPTKPEARRFALSVIIGCIPAFAAGLVLHGVIKHFFENPFLPQVICVSLIVGGIILLIVDKKAPAPKEMDGMALSLKTAFLIGLFQCLSLVPGVSRSGSTIVGSMLIGVDRKAAAEFSFFMAIPIMVGAFALDLLKSYKDIDASHAGAIAIGFVVSFLSGLVVVRFLIDFVGKRGFAPFAWWRIVVGVVGLGLIYMPK, from the coding sequence ATGCCGGATTGGCTGATCGCGATCGTGCTGGGCCTGGTCGAGGGCCTGACCGAATTCATCCCCGTCTCGTCGACGGGTCACCTGCTGCTGACCAAGATCGCGATGGGCCTGACCGATCCGGCCTGGGACACCTTCATCGTGCTGATCCAGCTGGGCGCGGTGCTGGCCGTGGTGGCGATCTATTTCCAACGTCTCTGGAATGTCGTGGTCGGCCTGCCGACCAAGCCGGAGGCCCGCCGCTTCGCGCTCAGCGTGATCATCGGCTGCATTCCCGCCTTCGCCGCCGGCCTCGTCCTGCACGGGGTGATCAAGCACTTCTTCGAGAACCCGTTCCTGCCCCAGGTGATCTGCGTGTCGCTGATCGTCGGCGGGATCATCCTGCTGATCGTCGACAAGAAGGCTCCCGCGCCCAAGGAGATGGACGGCATGGCGCTCAGCCTGAAGACCGCCTTCCTGATCGGCCTGTTCCAGTGCCTGTCGCTGGTGCCTGGCGTGTCGCGCTCCGGCTCGACCATCGTCGGCTCGATGCTGATCGGCGTGGACCGCAAGGCCGCCGCCGAGTTCAGCTTCTTCATGGCCATCCCGATCATGGTCGGGGCCTTCGCTCTGGACCTGCTCAAGAGCTACAAGGACATCGACGCCAGCCACGCCGGGGCCATCGCCATCGGCTTCGTGGTCTCGTTCCTGTCGGGCCTGGTGGTGGTGCGGTTCCTGATCGACTTCGTCGGCAAGCGCGGCTTCGCCCCGTTCGCCTGGTGGCGGATCGTGGTGGGCGTCGTGGGCCTGGGCCTGATCTACATGCCGAAGTGA
- a CDS encoding VOC family protein has translation MSTPSGVLTAILPCNDLDASEAFYARLGFTRPEADKEPGDTYRMLSNGQGGFLHLTDAVEGWLVSGQNPFGFYLYAENVDDLAKAFVGETIEKNGPEAKPWGMYEFSLSDPDQTLVRVGWPSRLRAQ, from the coding sequence GTGAGCACGCCCTCCGGCGTCCTGACGGCGATCCTGCCCTGCAACGACCTCGACGCGTCGGAAGCCTTCTACGCGCGCCTGGGCTTCACGCGTCCCGAGGCCGACAAGGAACCGGGCGACACCTACCGCATGCTGTCCAACGGCCAGGGCGGTTTCCTGCACCTGACCGACGCGGTCGAGGGCTGGCTGGTTTCGGGCCAGAACCCTTTCGGCTTCTATCTCTACGCCGAGAATGTCGACGACCTGGCCAAGGCCTTCGTCGGCGAGACGATCGAGAAGAACGGTCCCGAGGCCAAGCCCTGGGGCATGTACGAATTTTCCCTGTCCGATCCTGACCAGACCCTGGTCCGCGTCGGATGGCCGAGCCGGTTGAGGGCCCAATAA
- a CDS encoding ribonuclease D yields the protein MANFLHEGDLPDGVFAGATAIAIDSETMGLRLGRDPLCVVQLSSGDGDAHVVRLDRSTYDAPNLKRLLTDPAVLKLFHFGRFDIAMFLLHLGVMTAPVYCTKIASKLARTYTDRHGLKDVTRELIGVELSKVQQSSDWGNATLSPEQVAYAASDVLHLHALRERLNAMLVREGRMELAQAAFNYLPHRAALDLAGWEDVDIFAHS from the coding sequence TTGGCCAACTTCCTGCATGAAGGCGACCTGCCCGACGGCGTCTTCGCCGGCGCGACCGCCATCGCCATCGATTCCGAGACCATGGGCCTGCGCCTGGGCCGCGACCCGCTGTGCGTTGTCCAGCTGTCGTCGGGCGACGGCGACGCCCACGTGGTGCGCCTGGACCGCTCGACCTACGACGCTCCCAACCTCAAGCGCCTGCTGACCGATCCGGCCGTGCTGAAGCTCTTCCACTTCGGCCGCTTCGATATCGCCATGTTCCTGTTGCACCTGGGGGTCATGACGGCCCCCGTGTACTGCACCAAGATCGCCAGCAAGCTGGCCCGCACCTATACCGACCGCCATGGCCTGAAGGACGTGACGCGCGAGCTGATCGGGGTCGAGCTGTCCAAGGTCCAGCAGAGCTCGGACTGGGGCAATGCGACCCTGTCGCCCGAACAGGTCGCCTACGCGGCCTCGGACGTGCTGCATCTCCACGCCCTGCGCGAGCGCCTCAACGCCATGCTGGTCCGCGAAGGCCGCATGGAGCTGGCCCAGGCCGCGTTCAACTATCTTCCCCACCGCGCGGCCCTCGACCTGGCCGGCTGGGAAGACGTCGACATCTTCGCGCACAGCTGA
- a CDS encoding complex I NDUFA9 subunit family protein gives MQGLVTVFGGSGFVGGQVVRALAKAGHRVRVAVRNPNLAYKMRMLGDVGQIEVVQANIRNAPSVARAVDGAEAVVNLVGVLWESGRQKFQTLHVMGAKTIAEQAKAAGATRFVQISAIGADVDSSSKYQRTKAEGEAAVRAAFPGAVVIRPSIVFGADDKFFNKFGQMAALFPALPLIGGGETRFQPVYVGDVAAVVAKAVASPAAEGLTYELGGPAVYSFKELLELILVETGRNRVLAPIPFFAAGWIGKVGDLSPINPPLTSDQVESLKTDNVAGKGLPGLAEAGVIPTAVEAVVPSYLYRYRKGGQYAEVPAGAF, from the coding sequence ATGCAAGGTCTGGTCACGGTGTTCGGCGGCTCCGGCTTCGTCGGCGGCCAGGTCGTACGGGCGCTCGCCAAGGCGGGTCATCGCGTGCGAGTGGCGGTGCGCAATCCCAACCTGGCCTACAAGATGCGGATGCTGGGCGATGTCGGCCAGATCGAGGTCGTGCAGGCCAATATCCGCAACGCCCCGTCGGTGGCCCGCGCCGTCGACGGCGCCGAGGCGGTGGTCAACCTGGTCGGCGTCCTGTGGGAAAGCGGCCGGCAGAAGTTCCAGACGCTGCACGTGATGGGCGCCAAGACGATCGCCGAGCAGGCCAAGGCCGCCGGCGCCACGCGCTTCGTGCAGATCTCGGCCATCGGCGCCGACGTCGATTCGTCCTCGAAGTATCAGCGCACCAAGGCCGAGGGCGAAGCCGCCGTCCGCGCGGCGTTCCCGGGCGCGGTGGTGATCCGGCCGTCGATCGTGTTCGGCGCCGACGACAAGTTCTTCAACAAGTTCGGCCAGATGGCCGCCCTGTTCCCCGCCCTGCCGCTGATCGGCGGCGGCGAGACTCGGTTCCAGCCGGTCTATGTCGGCGACGTGGCCGCCGTGGTGGCGAAAGCCGTCGCCAGCCCGGCCGCCGAGGGCCTGACCTACGAGCTGGGCGGCCCGGCCGTCTACAGCTTCAAGGAGCTGCTGGAGCTGATCCTGGTCGAGACCGGCCGCAACCGCGTGCTGGCCCCGATCCCGTTCTTCGCGGCCGGCTGGATCGGCAAGGTCGGCGACCTGTCGCCGATCAACCCGCCGCTGACCTCCGACCAGGTCGAGTCCTTGAAGACCGACAATGTCGCCGGCAAGGGCCTGCCGGGCCTGGCCGAGGCGGGCGTGATCCCGACCGCGGTCGAGGCGGTGGTTCCATCCTACCTCTACCGCTACCGCAAGGGCGGCCAATACGCCGAGGTCCCGGCGGGGGCGTTCTAA
- a CDS encoding NAD(P)-dependent oxidoreductase, with protein sequence MAERMLKFTTVARKTPEKRAADERNGDFHEIYADFIDAKATEQASRCSQCGVPFCQTHCPLHNNIPDWLRMTAEGRLEEAYQLSQATNSMPEVCGRICPQDRLCEGNCVIEQSGHGTVTIGSVERYLTDKAWEMGWVKPLVAKAERGQSVGIIGAGPAGLAAAEKLREEGYAVTVYDRHDRAGGLLIYGIPGFKLEKDVVERRTQRLADGGVVFKLGFEVGKDATLQDLRDQHDAVLIAVGVYAARDLIVPGSGAKGVVPALDYLIASNKKTLGDDVPAYDSGELNAEGKDVVVVGGGDTAMDCVRTAIRQGATSVTCLYRRDKANMPGSLREVANAEEEGVTFEWLAAPRALGGDADAVTGVRAIRMRLGAPDASGRQSPEEIDGGDFDRPAQLVVKALGFEPENLPEAWSAPDLKTTRWGTVKADVRHQMTNLDGVFAAGDIVRGASLVVWAIKDGRDAADAMARYLQAKASPALIAAE encoded by the coding sequence ATGGCCGAGCGCATGCTGAAATTCACGACCGTCGCCCGCAAGACGCCCGAAAAGCGGGCGGCCGACGAGCGCAATGGCGACTTTCACGAGATCTACGCCGACTTCATCGACGCGAAAGCCACCGAGCAGGCCTCGCGTTGCTCGCAATGCGGCGTGCCGTTCTGCCAGACCCACTGCCCGCTGCACAACAACATCCCCGACTGGCTGCGGATGACGGCCGAAGGTCGCCTTGAAGAGGCCTATCAGCTGTCGCAGGCCACCAACTCCATGCCGGAGGTCTGCGGTAGAATCTGCCCTCAGGACCGACTGTGCGAAGGCAACTGCGTCATAGAGCAGTCGGGTCACGGCACCGTGACGATCGGCTCGGTCGAGCGCTACCTGACCGACAAGGCCTGGGAGATGGGCTGGGTCAAGCCGCTGGTCGCCAAGGCCGAGCGCGGTCAGTCGGTGGGGATCATCGGCGCCGGCCCGGCCGGCCTGGCCGCCGCCGAGAAGCTGCGCGAGGAAGGCTACGCCGTCACCGTCTATGACCGTCACGACCGGGCCGGCGGCCTGCTGATCTACGGCATTCCCGGCTTCAAGCTGGAAAAGGACGTGGTCGAGCGCCGCACCCAGCGCCTGGCCGACGGCGGCGTCGTGTTCAAGCTGGGCTTCGAGGTCGGCAAGGACGCCACCTTGCAGGACCTGCGCGACCAGCATGACGCCGTGCTGATCGCCGTCGGCGTCTATGCGGCGCGCGACCTGATCGTGCCCGGGTCGGGCGCCAAGGGCGTGGTCCCCGCGCTCGACTACCTGATCGCCTCCAACAAGAAGACCCTGGGCGACGACGTCCCGGCCTATGACAGCGGCGAGCTGAACGCCGAGGGCAAGGACGTGGTCGTGGTCGGCGGCGGCGACACCGCCATGGACTGCGTGCGCACGGCCATCCGCCAGGGCGCCACCTCGGTCACCTGCCTCTATCGCCGCGACAAGGCCAACATGCCGGGCTCGCTTCGCGAAGTGGCCAACGCCGAGGAAGAGGGCGTGACCTTCGAATGGCTGGCCGCGCCGCGCGCCCTGGGCGGCGACGCCGACGCCGTGACCGGCGTGCGCGCCATCCGCATGCGCCTGGGCGCCCCGGACGCCTCGGGTCGTCAATCGCCGGAAGAGATCGACGGCGGCGACTTCGACCGTCCGGCCCAGCTGGTGGTCAAGGCCCTGGGCTTCGAGCCCGAGAACCTGCCGGAAGCCTGGTCCGCGCCGGACCTGAAGACCACCCGCTGGGGCACGGTCAAGGCCGACGTCCGCCACCAGATGACCAATCTGGACGGCGTGTTCGCGGCCGGCGACATCGTGCGCGGCGCCTCGCTGGTGGTGTGGGCGATCAAGGACGGCCGCGACGCCGCCGACGCGATGGCTCGCTATCTGCAAGCCAAGGCCTCGCCGGCCTTGATCGCGGCGGAGTAG
- a CDS encoding LptA/OstA family protein, which translates to MNRWMAPAVIALSLLSGPALVGGAAMAQTTAPTSGNDSSAPVDISADEQEVINSQCKTIFRGSVEVLQDKARMRSATMTVFNRRMEPGKATSSPTGNNKCGDVDRVEADGNVFYVTPEQTVRGDHAVYDYATDTVVVTGNVVAVKGQDVARGDRMTIKTKTNDVKMESNTTGAGRGKPRVRAVLYPDQNKDKKPAATTKP; encoded by the coding sequence ATGAATCGATGGATGGCGCCGGCGGTGATCGCCCTCAGCCTGTTGAGCGGCCCGGCCCTCGTGGGCGGCGCGGCCATGGCCCAGACGACCGCCCCGACCAGCGGCAACGACTCCAGCGCGCCGGTGGACATCTCCGCCGACGAGCAGGAGGTCATCAACAGCCAGTGCAAGACCATCTTCCGCGGCTCGGTCGAGGTCCTGCAGGACAAGGCCCGCATGCGGTCGGCGACCATGACCGTCTTCAACCGCCGCATGGAGCCGGGTAAGGCCACGTCCTCGCCGACCGGCAACAACAAATGCGGCGACGTCGATCGCGTCGAGGCCGACGGCAACGTCTTCTACGTGACGCCCGAGCAGACCGTGCGCGGCGACCACGCCGTCTACGACTACGCCACCGACACCGTCGTGGTCACCGGCAACGTCGTGGCCGTCAAGGGCCAGGACGTGGCCCGCGGCGACCGCATGACCATCAAGACCAAGACCAACGACGTGAAGATGGAATCCAACACCACGGGCGCGGGGCGCGGCAAGCCCCGGGTGCGGGCGGTGCTCTATCCCGACCAGAACAAAGACAAAAAGCCCGCCGCCACGACCAAGCCGTAG
- the lptC gene encoding LPS export ABC transporter periplasmic protein LptC, with product MTTLEADRAGYRRDLGRWRRRSRRVKLARVVLPAAMIALLATLGGQVAWRTFTAGDRRPTESRAQIRMVTPRFYGQSSDGQPFIITARSAVRDETDMKQVFLDAPTLTMGAGSPSPTRSTADRGIYREDTLKLRLHGNVRMDDGAGYRFASDEALVDTRTGNTTGETSLQGEGPTGQVQSNAYSVYDKGDRIIFRGGVRTRIDRKTGQAVPEQGPGPGTAPQ from the coding sequence ATGACCACCCTCGAGGCCGACCGGGCGGGATACAGGCGGGACTTGGGCCGTTGGCGCCGCCGCTCGCGTCGCGTCAAGCTGGCGCGGGTGGTGCTGCCGGCCGCGATGATCGCCCTGCTGGCCACGCTGGGCGGCCAGGTGGCCTGGCGGACCTTCACCGCCGGCGACCGGCGGCCGACCGAGAGCCGGGCGCAGATCCGCATGGTCACGCCGCGCTTCTACGGCCAGTCCAGCGACGGGCAACCGTTCATCATCACCGCCCGCTCGGCGGTGCGCGACGAAACCGACATGAAGCAGGTGTTCCTGGACGCCCCGACCCTGACCATGGGCGCGGGCAGCCCCTCCCCCACCCGCTCGACCGCCGATCGCGGCATTTATCGCGAAGACACGCTGAAACTGCGGCTGCATGGCAATGTCCGCATGGACGACGGCGCCGGCTATCGGTTCGCTTCGGACGAGGCCCTGGTCGACACCCGCACCGGCAACACCACCGGCGAAACCTCGCTGCAAGGCGAAGGTCCAACTGGACAGGTGCAATCCAACGCCTACTCCGTATATGACAAGGGCGACCGCATCATCTTCCGGGGCGGCGTCAGGACACGAATCGACCGGAAGACGGGCCAAGCGGTTCCGGAGCAAGGCCCGGGACCAGGCACGGCGCCGCAATAG